A single Oryctolagus cuniculus chromosome 18, mOryCun1.1, whole genome shotgun sequence DNA region contains:
- the NIP7 gene encoding 60S ribosome subunit biogenesis protein NIP7 homolog isoform X2 gives MRPLTEEETRVMFEKMAKYIGENLQLLVDRPDGTYCFRLHNDRVYYVSEKILKLAANISGDKLVSLGTCFGKFTKTHKFRLHITALDYLAPYAKYKVWIKPGAEQSFLYGNHVLKSGLGRITENTAQYQGVVVYSMADIPLDEWDSDKQWRDASSL, from the exons ATGCGGCCTTTGACTGAAGAGGAGACGCGGGTCATGTTTGAGAAGATGGCCAAATA CATCGGGGAGAACCTGCAGCTGCTCGTCGACCGGCCCGACGGCACCTACTGCTTCAGGCTGCACAACGACCGCGTGTACTACGTGAG TGAAAAGATCCTGAAACTGGCCGCCAACATCTCCGGGGACAAGCTGGTGTCGCTGGGGACCTGTTTCGGGAAGTTCACCAAGACCCACAAGTTCCGGTTGCACATCACGGCGCTGGACTACCTGGCGCCCTACGCCAAG TACAAAGTGTGGATAAAGCCCGGCGCCGAGCAGTCCTTCCTGTATGGGAACCACGTTTTGAAGTCTGGTCTAGGGCGAATCACTGAGAACACTGCTCAGTACCAGGGAGTGGTGGTCTACTCCATGGCCGACATCCCTTTG
- the COG8 gene encoding conserved oligomeric Golgi complex subunit 8 isoform X2, translating into MATAATVPSSATATSTAAAVGEVEDEGLLASLFRDRFPEAQWRERPDVGRYLRELSGSGLERLRREPERLAEERAQLLQQTRDLAFANYKTFIRGAECTERIHRLFGDVEASLGRLLDRLPGFQQSCRNFLQEAEEIGCSRRMNTLTLNRHTEILEILEIPQLMDTCVRNSYYEEALELAAYVRRLERKHSSIPVIQGIVSEVRQSMQLMLSQLIQQLRSGIQLPACLRVIGYLRRMDVFTEAELRVKFLQAREAWLHSILTAIPDDDPYFHITKTIEACRVHLFDVITQYRAIFSDEDPLLPPAAGERTVNESAIFHGWVLQKVSQFLQVLEADLARGVGGRLDSLLGQCMYFGLSFSRVGADFRGQLAPVFQRVAISTFQKAIQEAVEKFQDEMNSYTLVLAPAILGSSKLPAAVPAAQPGTLQPPMALLDFPPLACFLNNVLVAFNDLRLCCPVALAQEVTRALEDALVQVTKTILAFHRAEEAAFSSGERELFVQFCTAFLEDLVPYLNRCLQVLFPPAQLAQTLGIPPTQLSKYGDLGHVDVSAIQEPLAFILPKREMVFSLDGKEPAAEPGPSAPPEGGREEPRLDPRGEQVVWPASGWTARIIQHEMDHLQGCLFIDKMDSRSFTNVHWMEVND; encoded by the exons ATGGCGACGGCGGCGACTGTCCCGTCGTCAGCCACTGCCACATCGACGGCTGCCGCTGTCGGAGAGGTGGAAGATGAAGGGCTCCTGGCGTCGCTGTTCCGGGACCGCTTCCCCGAGGCCCAGTGGCGGGAGCGGCCGGACGTGGGCCGCTACCTCCGGGAGTTGAGCGGCTCGGGGCTGGAGCGGCTGCGGCGCGAGCCCGAGCGCCTGGCGGAGGAGCGGGCGCAGCTGCTGCAGCAGACGCGCGACCTGGCCTTCGCCAACTACAAGACCTTCATCCGCGGCGCCGAGTGCACGGAGCGCATCCACCGCCTCTTTGGCGACGTGGAGGCGTCGCTCGGCCGCCTGCTCGACCGCCTGCCCGGCTTCCAGCAGAGCTGCAG GAACTTCCTGCAGGAGGCCGAGGAGATCGGCTGCAGCCGGCGGATGAACACGCTGACTCTGAACCGGCACACGGAGATCCTGGAGATTCTGGAGATCCCTCAGCTCATGGACACCTGCGTGCGCAACAGCTACTACGAGGAGGCCCTGGAGCTCGCCGCCTATGTGCGCCGCCTGGAGAGGAAGCACTCCTCCATCCCGGTCATCCAG GGCATCGTGAGCGAGGTGCGGCAGTCCATGCAGTTGATGCTCAGCCAGCTCATCCAGCAGCTGAGGAGCGGCATCCAGCTGCCCGCCTGCCTGCGCGTCATCGGCTACCTGCGGCGCATGGACGTCTTCACCGAGGCTGAGCTGAGGGTGAAGTTCCTCCAGGCCCGAgaggcctggctccactccaTCCTCACTGCCATCCCTGATGACGACCCCTATTTCCATATCACGAAAACCATCGAGGCCTGCCGCGTCCATCTGTTCGATGTCATCACTCAGTACCGCGCCATCTTCTCGGACGAGGACCCGCTGCTGCCCCCCGCGGCAGGGGAGCGCACAGTGAATGAGAGCGCCATCTTCCACGGCTGGGTGCTGCAGAAGGTCTCGCAGTTCCTGCAGGTGTTGGAGGCGGACCTTGCGCGGGGGGTCGGCGGCCGCCTGGACTCCCTGCTGGGCCAGTGCATGTACTTCGGGCTGTCCTTCAGCCGGGTGGGGGCTGATTTCCGGGGCCAGTTGGCTCCTGTGTTCCAGCGGGTGGCCATCAGCACTTTCCAGAAAGCAATTCAGGAAGCAGTAGAGAAATTCCAGGATGAAATGAATTCCTACACCCTGGTCTTGGCTCCAGCCATCCTGGGCAGCAGTAAGCTGCCTGCCGCCGTGCCAGCCGCTCAGCCGGGGACGCTGCAGCCACCGATGGCGCTCCTGGACTTCCCACCACTCGCGTGTTTCCTCAACAACGTTCTGGTCGCCTTCAATGACCTGCGCCTCTGCTGCCCTGTGGCCCTGGCGCAGGAAGTGACCCGGGCCCTGGAGGACGCCCTTGTCCAG GTCACCAAGACGATCCTGGCCTTCCACCGCGCCGAGGAGGCCGCCTTCAGCAGCGGCGAGCGCGAGCTCTTCGTCCAGttctgcactgccttcctggaggaCCTGGTTCCCTACCTCAATCGCTGCCTCCAGGTCCTCTTCCCGCCGGCCCAGCTAGCGCAGACTTTAG GCATTCCACCCACTCAGCTCTCCAAGTACGGGGACCTTGGGCACGTGGACGTCAGCGCCATCCAGGAGCCCCTCGCCTTCATCCTGCCCAAGAGAGAGATGGTCTTCTCCCTGGACGGAAAGGAGCCGGCGGCCGAGCCTGGCCCCTCGGCGCCCCCCGAGGGCGGCCGGGAGGAG CCGA GGCTGGACCCGAGAGGTGAGCAGGTGGTGTGGCCAGCGAGCGGATGGACGGCCCGCATCATTCAGCACGAGATGGACCACTTGCAGGGCTGCCTGTTCATTGACAAGATGGACAGCAGGTCGTTTACAAACGTCCACTGGATGGAGGTAAATGACTGA
- the NIP7 gene encoding 60S ribosome subunit biogenesis protein NIP7 homolog isoform X1: MRPLTEEETRVMFEKMAKYIGENLQLLVDRPDGTYCFRLHNDRVYYVSEKILKLAANISGDKLVSLGTCFGKFTKTHKFRLHITALDYLAPYAKYKVWIKPGAEQSFLYGNHVLKSGLGRITENTAQYQGVVVYSMADIPLGFGVAAKSTQDCRKVDPMAIVVFHQADVGEYVRHEETLT, encoded by the exons ATGCGGCCTTTGACTGAAGAGGAGACGCGGGTCATGTTTGAGAAGATGGCCAAATA CATCGGGGAGAACCTGCAGCTGCTCGTCGACCGGCCCGACGGCACCTACTGCTTCAGGCTGCACAACGACCGCGTGTACTACGTGAG TGAAAAGATCCTGAAACTGGCCGCCAACATCTCCGGGGACAAGCTGGTGTCGCTGGGGACCTGTTTCGGGAAGTTCACCAAGACCCACAAGTTCCGGTTGCACATCACGGCGCTGGACTACCTGGCGCCCTACGCCAAG TACAAAGTGTGGATAAAGCCCGGCGCCGAGCAGTCCTTCCTGTATGGGAACCACGTTTTGAAGTCTGGTCTAGGGCGAATCACTGAGAACACTGCTCAGTACCAGGGAGTGGTGGTCTACTCCATGGCCGACATCCCTTTG GGTTTTGGGGTGGCAGCAAAGTCTACACAAGACTGCAGGAAAGTAGACCCCATGGCCATTGTGGTATTTCATCAAGCAGACGTTGGGGAGTATGTGCGGCATGAAGAAACGCTGACTTAA
- the NIP7 gene encoding 60S ribosome subunit biogenesis protein NIP7 homolog isoform X3 yields the protein MRPLTEEETRVMFEKMAKYIGENLQLLVDRPDGTYCFRLHNDRVYYVSEKILKLAANISGDKLVSLGTCFGKFTKTHKFRLHITALDYLAPYAKYKVWIKPGAEQSFLYGNHVLKSGLGRITENTAQYQGVVVYSMADIPLYVSPKKELKT from the exons ATGCGGCCTTTGACTGAAGAGGAGACGCGGGTCATGTTTGAGAAGATGGCCAAATA CATCGGGGAGAACCTGCAGCTGCTCGTCGACCGGCCCGACGGCACCTACTGCTTCAGGCTGCACAACGACCGCGTGTACTACGTGAG TGAAAAGATCCTGAAACTGGCCGCCAACATCTCCGGGGACAAGCTGGTGTCGCTGGGGACCTGTTTCGGGAAGTTCACCAAGACCCACAAGTTCCGGTTGCACATCACGGCGCTGGACTACCTGGCGCCCTACGCCAAG TACAAAGTGTGGATAAAGCCCGGCGCCGAGCAGTCCTTCCTGTATGGGAACCACGTTTTGAAGTCTGGTCTAGGGCGAATCACTGAGAACACTGCTCAGTACCAGGGAGTGGTGGTCTACTCCATGGCCGACATCCCTTTG
- the VPS4A gene encoding vacuolar protein sorting-associated protein 4A isoform X1 → MTTSTLQKAIDLVTKATEEDKAKNYEEALRLYQHAVEYFLHAIKYEAHSDKAKESIRAKCVQYLDRAEKLKDYLRNKEKHSKKPVKENQSEGKGSDSDSEGDNPEKKKLQEQLMGAVVMEKPNIRWNDVAGLEGAKEALKEAVILPIKFPHLFTGKRTPWRGILLFGPPGTGKSYLAKAVATEANNSTFFSVSSSDLMSKWLGESEKLVKNLFELARQHKPSIIFIDEVDSLCGSRNENESEAARRIKTEFLVQMQGVGNNNDGTLVLGATNIPWVLDSAIRRRFEKRIYIPLPEEAARAQMFRLHLGSTPHSLTDADIHELARKTEGYSGADISVIVRDSLMQPVRKVQSATHFKKVCGPSRTNPGVMIDDLLTPCSPGDPGAMEMTWMDVPGDKLLEPVVCMSDMLRSLATTRPTVNADDLLKVKKFSEDFGQES, encoded by the exons ATGACAACGTCAACCCTCCAG AAAGCCATTGATCTGGTGACGAAAGCCACAGAGGAGGACAAAGCCAAGAATTACGAGGAGGCCCTACGGCTGTACCAGCATGCGGTGGAGTACTTCCTCCACGCCATCAAGT ATGAGGCGCACAGCGACAAGGCCAAGGAGAGCATTCGAGCCAAGTGCGTGCAGTACCTAGACCGAGCGGAGAAGCTGAAGGATTACTTACGGAACAAGGAGAAGCACAGCAAGAAGCCAGTGAAAGAGAATCAGAGTGAAGGCAAGGG CAGCGATAGTGACAGCGAAGGGGATAACCCAGAGAAAAAGAAGTTGCAGGAGCAGCTGATGG GTGCTGTTGTCATGGAGAAGCCCAACATACGGTGGAATGACGTGGCGGGGCTGGAGGGGGCCAAGGAGGCCCTCAAAGAAGCTGTCATTTTACCAATTAAATTCCCACATTTGTTCACAG GCAAGCGCACCCCCTGGCGAGGGATACTGCTCTTTGGACCCCCTGGCACGGGGAAATCCTACCTGGCCAAAGCTGTGGCCACGGAGGCCAACAACTCCACCTTCTTCTCTGTGTCCTCCTCAGATCTGATGTCTAAGTGGTTGGGGGAGAGCGAGAA GCTAGTGAAGAACCTGTTCGAGCTGGCCAGGCAGCACAAGCCTTCCATCATCTTCATCGATGAGGTGGATTCCCTCTGCGGCTCCCGAAATGAGAATGAGAGCGAGGCTGCCCGAAGGATCAAAACAGAATTCTTGGTCCAGATGCAGG GGGTGGGGAATAACAATGATGGGACTCTGGTTCTTGGCGCCACAAATATCCCCTGGGTATTGGATTCGGCCATTAGAAGGAG GTTTGAAAAACGAATCTACATTCCGTTACCAGAGGAAGCTGCCCGTGCGCAGATGTTCCGGTTACATCTGGGGAGCACTCCCCACAGCCTCACGGACGCCGACATCCACGAGCTGGCCCGCAAGACGGAGGGCTATTCTGGGGCAGACATCAGCGTCATCGTGCGGGACTCCCTCATGCAGCCCGTCAGGAAAGTGCAGTCGGCGACACACTTCAAGAAG GTCTGTGGCCCTTCTCGCACCAACCCTGGCGTCATGATCGACGACCTCCTGACACCATGCTCACCGGGAGATCCCGGGGCCATGGAGATGACGTGGATGGATGTCCCTGGTGACAAACTCTTAGAGCCTGTGGTTTGCATG TCGGACATGCTCCGCTCTTTGGCCACCACTCGGCCCACGGTGAACGCAGATGACCTCCTGAAAGTGAAGAAATTCTCAGAGGACTTCGGCCAGGAGAGCTAA
- the COG8 gene encoding conserved oligomeric Golgi complex subunit 8 isoform X3: protein MATAATVPSSATATSTAAAVGEVEDEGLLASLFRDRFPEAQWRERPDVGRYLRELSGSGLERLRREPERLAEERAQLLQQTRDLAFANYKTFIRGAECTERIHRLFGDVEASLGRLLDRLPGFQQSCRNFLQEAEEIGCSRRMNTLTLNRHTEILEILEIPQLMDTCVRNSYYEEALELAAYVRRLERKHSSIPVIQGIVSEVRQSMQLMLSQLIQQLRSGIQLPACLRVIGYLRRMDVFTEAELRVKFLQAREAWLHSILTAIPDDDPYFHITKTIEACRVHLFDVITQYRAIFSDEDPLLPPAAGERTVNESAIFHGWVLQKVSQFLQVLEADLARGVGGRLDSLLGQCMYFGLSFSRVGADFRGQLAPVFQRVAISTFQKAIQEAVEKFQDEMNSYTLVLAPAILGSSKLPAAVPAAQPGTLQPPMALLDFPPLACFLNNVLVAFNDLRLCCPVALAQEVTRALEDALVQGWTREVSRWCGQRADGRPASFSTRWTTCRAACSLTRWTAGRLQTSTGWR from the exons ATGGCGACGGCGGCGACTGTCCCGTCGTCAGCCACTGCCACATCGACGGCTGCCGCTGTCGGAGAGGTGGAAGATGAAGGGCTCCTGGCGTCGCTGTTCCGGGACCGCTTCCCCGAGGCCCAGTGGCGGGAGCGGCCGGACGTGGGCCGCTACCTCCGGGAGTTGAGCGGCTCGGGGCTGGAGCGGCTGCGGCGCGAGCCCGAGCGCCTGGCGGAGGAGCGGGCGCAGCTGCTGCAGCAGACGCGCGACCTGGCCTTCGCCAACTACAAGACCTTCATCCGCGGCGCCGAGTGCACGGAGCGCATCCACCGCCTCTTTGGCGACGTGGAGGCGTCGCTCGGCCGCCTGCTCGACCGCCTGCCCGGCTTCCAGCAGAGCTGCAG GAACTTCCTGCAGGAGGCCGAGGAGATCGGCTGCAGCCGGCGGATGAACACGCTGACTCTGAACCGGCACACGGAGATCCTGGAGATTCTGGAGATCCCTCAGCTCATGGACACCTGCGTGCGCAACAGCTACTACGAGGAGGCCCTGGAGCTCGCCGCCTATGTGCGCCGCCTGGAGAGGAAGCACTCCTCCATCCCGGTCATCCAG GGCATCGTGAGCGAGGTGCGGCAGTCCATGCAGTTGATGCTCAGCCAGCTCATCCAGCAGCTGAGGAGCGGCATCCAGCTGCCCGCCTGCCTGCGCGTCATCGGCTACCTGCGGCGCATGGACGTCTTCACCGAGGCTGAGCTGAGGGTGAAGTTCCTCCAGGCCCGAgaggcctggctccactccaTCCTCACTGCCATCCCTGATGACGACCCCTATTTCCATATCACGAAAACCATCGAGGCCTGCCGCGTCCATCTGTTCGATGTCATCACTCAGTACCGCGCCATCTTCTCGGACGAGGACCCGCTGCTGCCCCCCGCGGCAGGGGAGCGCACAGTGAATGAGAGCGCCATCTTCCACGGCTGGGTGCTGCAGAAGGTCTCGCAGTTCCTGCAGGTGTTGGAGGCGGACCTTGCGCGGGGGGTCGGCGGCCGCCTGGACTCCCTGCTGGGCCAGTGCATGTACTTCGGGCTGTCCTTCAGCCGGGTGGGGGCTGATTTCCGGGGCCAGTTGGCTCCTGTGTTCCAGCGGGTGGCCATCAGCACTTTCCAGAAAGCAATTCAGGAAGCAGTAGAGAAATTCCAGGATGAAATGAATTCCTACACCCTGGTCTTGGCTCCAGCCATCCTGGGCAGCAGTAAGCTGCCTGCCGCCGTGCCAGCCGCTCAGCCGGGGACGCTGCAGCCACCGATGGCGCTCCTGGACTTCCCACCACTCGCGTGTTTCCTCAACAACGTTCTGGTCGCCTTCAATGACCTGCGCCTCTGCTGCCCTGTGGCCCTGGCGCAGGAAGTGACCCGGGCCCTGGAGGACGCCCTTGTCCAG GGCTGGACCCGAGAGGTGAGCAGGTGGTGTGGCCAGCGAGCGGATGGACGGCCCGCATCATTCAGCACGAGATGGACCACTTGCAGGGCTGCCTGTTCATTGACAAGATGGACAGCAGGTCGTTTACAAACGTCCACTGGATGGAGGTAA
- the COG8 gene encoding conserved oligomeric Golgi complex subunit 8 isoform X1, with translation MATAATVPSSATATSTAAAVGEVEDEGLLASLFRDRFPEAQWRERPDVGRYLRELSGSGLERLRREPERLAEERAQLLQQTRDLAFANYKTFIRGAECTERIHRLFGDVEASLGRLLDRLPGFQQSCRNFLQEAEEIGCSRRMNTLTLNRHTEILEILEIPQLMDTCVRNSYYEEALELAAYVRRLERKHSSIPVIQGIVSEVRQSMQLMLSQLIQQLRSGIQLPACLRVIGYLRRMDVFTEAELRVKFLQAREAWLHSILTAIPDDDPYFHITKTIEACRVHLFDVITQYRAIFSDEDPLLPPAAGERTVNESAIFHGWVLQKVSQFLQVLEADLARGVGGRLDSLLGQCMYFGLSFSRVGADFRGQLAPVFQRVAISTFQKAIQEAVEKFQDEMNSYTLVLAPAILGSSKLPAAVPAAQPGTLQPPMALLDFPPLACFLNNVLVAFNDLRLCCPVALAQEVTRALEDALVQVTKTILAFHRAEEAAFSSGERELFVQFCTAFLEDLVPYLNRCLQVLFPPAQLAQTLGIPPTQLSKYGDLGHVDVSAIQEPLAFILPKREMVFSLDGKEPAAEPGPSAPPEGGREEALSAEPAEPPPEST, from the exons ATGGCGACGGCGGCGACTGTCCCGTCGTCAGCCACTGCCACATCGACGGCTGCCGCTGTCGGAGAGGTGGAAGATGAAGGGCTCCTGGCGTCGCTGTTCCGGGACCGCTTCCCCGAGGCCCAGTGGCGGGAGCGGCCGGACGTGGGCCGCTACCTCCGGGAGTTGAGCGGCTCGGGGCTGGAGCGGCTGCGGCGCGAGCCCGAGCGCCTGGCGGAGGAGCGGGCGCAGCTGCTGCAGCAGACGCGCGACCTGGCCTTCGCCAACTACAAGACCTTCATCCGCGGCGCCGAGTGCACGGAGCGCATCCACCGCCTCTTTGGCGACGTGGAGGCGTCGCTCGGCCGCCTGCTCGACCGCCTGCCCGGCTTCCAGCAGAGCTGCAG GAACTTCCTGCAGGAGGCCGAGGAGATCGGCTGCAGCCGGCGGATGAACACGCTGACTCTGAACCGGCACACGGAGATCCTGGAGATTCTGGAGATCCCTCAGCTCATGGACACCTGCGTGCGCAACAGCTACTACGAGGAGGCCCTGGAGCTCGCCGCCTATGTGCGCCGCCTGGAGAGGAAGCACTCCTCCATCCCGGTCATCCAG GGCATCGTGAGCGAGGTGCGGCAGTCCATGCAGTTGATGCTCAGCCAGCTCATCCAGCAGCTGAGGAGCGGCATCCAGCTGCCCGCCTGCCTGCGCGTCATCGGCTACCTGCGGCGCATGGACGTCTTCACCGAGGCTGAGCTGAGGGTGAAGTTCCTCCAGGCCCGAgaggcctggctccactccaTCCTCACTGCCATCCCTGATGACGACCCCTATTTCCATATCACGAAAACCATCGAGGCCTGCCGCGTCCATCTGTTCGATGTCATCACTCAGTACCGCGCCATCTTCTCGGACGAGGACCCGCTGCTGCCCCCCGCGGCAGGGGAGCGCACAGTGAATGAGAGCGCCATCTTCCACGGCTGGGTGCTGCAGAAGGTCTCGCAGTTCCTGCAGGTGTTGGAGGCGGACCTTGCGCGGGGGGTCGGCGGCCGCCTGGACTCCCTGCTGGGCCAGTGCATGTACTTCGGGCTGTCCTTCAGCCGGGTGGGGGCTGATTTCCGGGGCCAGTTGGCTCCTGTGTTCCAGCGGGTGGCCATCAGCACTTTCCAGAAAGCAATTCAGGAAGCAGTAGAGAAATTCCAGGATGAAATGAATTCCTACACCCTGGTCTTGGCTCCAGCCATCCTGGGCAGCAGTAAGCTGCCTGCCGCCGTGCCAGCCGCTCAGCCGGGGACGCTGCAGCCACCGATGGCGCTCCTGGACTTCCCACCACTCGCGTGTTTCCTCAACAACGTTCTGGTCGCCTTCAATGACCTGCGCCTCTGCTGCCCTGTGGCCCTGGCGCAGGAAGTGACCCGGGCCCTGGAGGACGCCCTTGTCCAG GTCACCAAGACGATCCTGGCCTTCCACCGCGCCGAGGAGGCCGCCTTCAGCAGCGGCGAGCGCGAGCTCTTCGTCCAGttctgcactgccttcctggaggaCCTGGTTCCCTACCTCAATCGCTGCCTCCAGGTCCTCTTCCCGCCGGCCCAGCTAGCGCAGACTTTAG GCATTCCACCCACTCAGCTCTCCAAGTACGGGGACCTTGGGCACGTGGACGTCAGCGCCATCCAGGAGCCCCTCGCCTTCATCCTGCCCAAGAGAGAGATGGTCTTCTCCCTGGACGGAAAGGAGCCGGCGGCCGAGCCTGGCCCCTCGGCGCCCCCCGAGGGCGGCCGGGAGGAGGCGCTGTCTGCGGAGCCGGCGGAGCCGCCTCCCGAGAGCACGTAG
- the VPS4A gene encoding vacuolar protein sorting-associated protein 4A isoform X2 yields the protein MTTSTLQKAIDLVTKATEEDKAKNYEEALRLYQHAVEYFLHAIKYEAHSDKAKESIRAKCVQYLDRAEKLKDYLRNKEKHSKKPVKENQSEGKGDSDSEGDNPEKKKLQEQLMGAVVMEKPNIRWNDVAGLEGAKEALKEAVILPIKFPHLFTGKRTPWRGILLFGPPGTGKSYLAKAVATEANNSTFFSVSSSDLMSKWLGESEKLVKNLFELARQHKPSIIFIDEVDSLCGSRNENESEAARRIKTEFLVQMQGVGNNNDGTLVLGATNIPWVLDSAIRRRFEKRIYIPLPEEAARAQMFRLHLGSTPHSLTDADIHELARKTEGYSGADISVIVRDSLMQPVRKVQSATHFKKVCGPSRTNPGVMIDDLLTPCSPGDPGAMEMTWMDVPGDKLLEPVVCMSDMLRSLATTRPTVNADDLLKVKKFSEDFGQES from the exons ATGACAACGTCAACCCTCCAG AAAGCCATTGATCTGGTGACGAAAGCCACAGAGGAGGACAAAGCCAAGAATTACGAGGAGGCCCTACGGCTGTACCAGCATGCGGTGGAGTACTTCCTCCACGCCATCAAGT ATGAGGCGCACAGCGACAAGGCCAAGGAGAGCATTCGAGCCAAGTGCGTGCAGTACCTAGACCGAGCGGAGAAGCTGAAGGATTACTTACGGAACAAGGAGAAGCACAGCAAGAAGCCAGTGAAAGAGAATCAGAGTGAAGGCAAGGG CGATAGTGACAGCGAAGGGGATAACCCAGAGAAAAAGAAGTTGCAGGAGCAGCTGATGG GTGCTGTTGTCATGGAGAAGCCCAACATACGGTGGAATGACGTGGCGGGGCTGGAGGGGGCCAAGGAGGCCCTCAAAGAAGCTGTCATTTTACCAATTAAATTCCCACATTTGTTCACAG GCAAGCGCACCCCCTGGCGAGGGATACTGCTCTTTGGACCCCCTGGCACGGGGAAATCCTACCTGGCCAAAGCTGTGGCCACGGAGGCCAACAACTCCACCTTCTTCTCTGTGTCCTCCTCAGATCTGATGTCTAAGTGGTTGGGGGAGAGCGAGAA GCTAGTGAAGAACCTGTTCGAGCTGGCCAGGCAGCACAAGCCTTCCATCATCTTCATCGATGAGGTGGATTCCCTCTGCGGCTCCCGAAATGAGAATGAGAGCGAGGCTGCCCGAAGGATCAAAACAGAATTCTTGGTCCAGATGCAGG GGGTGGGGAATAACAATGATGGGACTCTGGTTCTTGGCGCCACAAATATCCCCTGGGTATTGGATTCGGCCATTAGAAGGAG GTTTGAAAAACGAATCTACATTCCGTTACCAGAGGAAGCTGCCCGTGCGCAGATGTTCCGGTTACATCTGGGGAGCACTCCCCACAGCCTCACGGACGCCGACATCCACGAGCTGGCCCGCAAGACGGAGGGCTATTCTGGGGCAGACATCAGCGTCATCGTGCGGGACTCCCTCATGCAGCCCGTCAGGAAAGTGCAGTCGGCGACACACTTCAAGAAG GTCTGTGGCCCTTCTCGCACCAACCCTGGCGTCATGATCGACGACCTCCTGACACCATGCTCACCGGGAGATCCCGGGGCCATGGAGATGACGTGGATGGATGTCCCTGGTGACAAACTCTTAGAGCCTGTGGTTTGCATG TCGGACATGCTCCGCTCTTTGGCCACCACTCGGCCCACGGTGAACGCAGATGACCTCCTGAAAGTGAAGAAATTCTCAGAGGACTTCGGCCAGGAGAGCTAA